A single genomic interval of Ramlibacter sp. harbors:
- a CDS encoding SDR family oxidoreductase gives MSDAFRLDGKIVVLTGAGGIIGSVVVKTLLEAGARVFALDRDEAALGRLGASHDALVVHAADVADPASLRAAHGVLTAQWGEADALLNNAATKTENFFEPFETFPLADWNHIMGVNLNGAMLASQVFGSPMAKRGSGSIVNTLSIYGIVAPDQGIYEGSEYLGRKINTPAIYSASKAGLWGLTRYLATYWGHRGVRVNAVTPGGVYSGQNETFVRNYSSKVPLGRMASEQDMAHAMQYLCSEASRYVTGHNLVVDGGWTAW, from the coding sequence ATGAGTGACGCGTTCCGCCTGGACGGCAAGATTGTGGTGCTGACTGGTGCCGGGGGCATCATCGGGTCGGTGGTGGTCAAGACCCTGCTGGAGGCTGGCGCCCGTGTATTTGCCCTGGACCGCGATGAGGCCGCGCTTGGCCGGCTGGGAGCCAGCCATGATGCGCTGGTGGTCCACGCCGCCGATGTGGCCGACCCGGCCTCGTTGCGCGCTGCGCATGGTGTGCTCACGGCCCAATGGGGCGAGGCGGACGCCTTGCTGAACAACGCGGCCACCAAGACCGAGAATTTCTTTGAGCCCTTCGAAACCTTTCCGCTGGCGGACTGGAATCACATCATGGGGGTCAATCTCAACGGCGCGATGCTCGCATCCCAGGTGTTCGGGTCGCCCATGGCGAAGCGCGGCAGTGGGAGCATTGTCAACACGCTGTCCATCTACGGCATCGTCGCGCCCGATCAAGGCATCTACGAGGGCTCCGAATACCTGGGCCGCAAGATCAACACACCAGCCATCTATTCGGCGAGCAAGGCCGGCCTGTGGGGCCTGACCCGTTACCTCGCCACCTATTGGGGACACCGCGGTGTGCGCGTCAATGCGGTGACCCCGGGCGGGGTGTACAGCGGACAGAACGAGACCTTTGTGCGCAACTATTCCAGCAAGGTGCCTTTGGGACGCATGGCGAGCGAGCAGGACATGGCCCATGCCATGCAATACCTGTGCAGCGAGGCGTCCCGTTATGTGACGGGCCACAACCTCGTGGTCGATGGCGGATGGACCGCGTGGTGA
- the neuB gene encoding N-acetylneuraminate synthase has translation MSSVFVIAEAGVNHNGQLALAKQLIDIARRSGADAVKFQTFRAEDLVTPDAPAAHYQTRNAGATRQFDMLRQLELPEAWHAELKHYADEQGIEFFSTPFSESAVDLLVRTGVRRLKLPSGELTNKPLLQHAARTGLPLILSTGMGTLDEVRRAVGWIESARPHGAAIVAGEVPLCVLHCTSNYPAAPEALNLRAIQTLARALALPVGYSDHSEGAAAALAALALGATVIEKHITFDRNAPGPDHLASMTGTDFADYVKALREMEAMLGDGTKAPHPSELNTLAVARRSVVAAVALPAGHVLRPEDLQLRRPAGGIEPEWAEALAGRELSRPVAAGQVLMWDHLVEPA, from the coding sequence ATGAGTTCCGTTTTTGTGATCGCCGAGGCTGGCGTCAACCACAACGGCCAGCTCGCACTGGCGAAACAGCTGATCGACATCGCCAGGCGCAGCGGTGCGGACGCGGTCAAGTTTCAGACATTCAGGGCGGAAGACCTGGTGACGCCGGACGCACCCGCGGCCCACTACCAGACCCGCAATGCGGGGGCCACGCGGCAGTTTGACATGCTGCGCCAGCTCGAATTGCCCGAGGCCTGGCACGCCGAGCTCAAGCATTACGCCGACGAACAGGGCATCGAGTTTTTTTCGACACCCTTTTCAGAGTCCGCCGTGGACTTGCTGGTCCGCACGGGCGTGCGCCGGCTCAAGCTGCCTTCGGGGGAGCTCACCAACAAGCCCCTGCTGCAGCATGCGGCCCGCACCGGATTGCCGCTGATCCTGTCCACGGGCATGGGCACGCTTGATGAAGTTCGCCGGGCAGTGGGCTGGATCGAGTCCGCCCGCCCCCACGGTGCTGCGATCGTGGCGGGCGAGGTGCCGCTGTGCGTGCTGCATTGCACCTCCAACTACCCCGCTGCGCCAGAAGCACTGAACCTGCGGGCCATCCAGACCCTGGCGCGGGCGCTGGCCCTGCCGGTGGGCTATTCCGACCACAGTGAAGGGGCGGCCGCGGCGCTTGCCGCGCTGGCATTGGGCGCCACGGTGATCGAGAAGCACATCACCTTTGACCGGAATGCGCCAGGACCTGACCACCTGGCCTCCATGACCGGCACCGATTTCGCGGACTATGTGAAAGCGTTGCGGGAGATGGAAGCCATGCTGGGCGATGGCACCAAGGCCCCCCATCCCTCGGAGCTCAATACGCTGGCCGTCGCGCGGCGCAGCGTGGTCGCGGCGGTTGCGCTGCCGGCGGGGCATGTGCTGCGGCCGGAAGATTTGCAGCTGCGTCGCCCCGCGGGCGGTATCGAGCCCGAGTGGGCTGAGGCCCTGGCCGGCCGAGAACTGTCGCGGCCCGTGGCTGCGGGTCAGGTCCTGATGTGGGACCACCTCGTGGAGCCGGCGTGA
- the neuC gene encoding UDP-N-acetylglucosamine 2-epimerase (hydrolyzing), protein MTRRIVYVSGTRADFGLMRHALQTLSADPRLEVSVLVTGMHLSEEFGATWREIEAAGLPIAARVPVNVTTRSRASMSASLGEAVIGMTDALQALRPDAVMVLGDRGEMLAAAIVCLHLGLPLFHVHGGERSGTVDEPMRHSISKMATWHLVTTQGSRERLVRMGEPEDSIFVTGAPGLDGLVESSAASANELLAGFGLDPGAPFALGLFHPVVQQAEAAAQQVRDLIEAVRHTGLQTLWLAPNSDAGSAALAEQARQALASGGRSAFVVHLSREQFATAMRHCAVMVGNSSAGIIEAASFGTPVVNVGDRQNLRERNRNAVDCGNAPDEIGEALRRALARGRYPVENVYGQGDAAGRLLKAVCEAPLDPRRLLKVNTY, encoded by the coding sequence GTGACCCGGCGCATCGTCTATGTCAGCGGGACCCGGGCCGACTTTGGCCTGATGCGGCATGCGCTGCAGACCCTGAGCGCGGACCCCCGGCTGGAGGTCAGCGTGCTGGTGACCGGCATGCATCTGAGCGAGGAGTTTGGCGCCACCTGGCGCGAGATCGAGGCGGCGGGCCTGCCGATCGCTGCTCGTGTTCCGGTCAATGTCACCACCCGGTCGCGTGCGTCGATGTCGGCGTCGCTGGGGGAGGCCGTGATCGGCATGACCGATGCCCTGCAGGCGCTGCGCCCCGACGCGGTGATGGTCCTGGGGGATCGCGGCGAGATGCTGGCTGCCGCCATCGTCTGCCTGCATCTGGGACTGCCGCTGTTCCACGTTCACGGGGGGGAGCGTTCCGGTACGGTGGACGAGCCCATGCGCCACAGCATCTCCAAGATGGCTACCTGGCATCTGGTGACCACCCAGGGCTCGCGCGAGCGTCTGGTCCGCATGGGCGAGCCCGAAGACTCGATTTTTGTCACGGGCGCTCCGGGTCTGGATGGCCTGGTGGAGTCGTCGGCCGCCTCGGCCAATGAGCTGCTGGCGGGGTTCGGGCTGGATCCCGGTGCACCTTTCGCTCTGGGCCTTTTCCATCCGGTGGTGCAGCAGGCCGAGGCCGCGGCGCAACAGGTGCGGGACCTGATCGAAGCCGTGCGCCACACCGGCCTGCAGACGCTCTGGCTGGCGCCCAATTCTGATGCCGGTTCGGCGGCTCTGGCCGAGCAGGCCCGGCAAGCTCTGGCCAGTGGCGGCCGGTCGGCCTTTGTGGTTCACCTGTCCCGGGAGCAGTTCGCCACGGCGATGCGTCATTGCGCGGTGATGGTCGGAAATTCATCGGCCGGTATCATCGAAGCAGCGAGCTTTGGCACGCCTGTGGTCAACGTGGGTGACAGGCAGAACCTGCGTGAACGCAATCGCAACGCGGTGGACTGCGGCAACGCCCCCGATGAAATCGGCGAGGCATTGCGCCGGGCGCTTGCGCGGGGCCGGTACCCCGTCGAGAATGTCTATGGGCAAGGCGATGCGGCCGGGCGCCTGCTCAAGGCGGTGTGCGAGGCACCTCTGGATCCCCGGCGCCTGCTCAAGGTCAATACATACTGA